TTTATCATGGACAGTCGTCGAGCGTCGTCCATCCCACCTGCGATTGGTCCCTccacgtcatcatcatcatcatcatcattgtcgtGGTCGCTTCGCACGCACTGGTGTCGTGACCCGACGCTTGATATTCCTCCTCACATTTCAGGTGTCGcccacattcattcactcagaaGAGATGAGGCAGGGTCGTCTCCGACGAGCCCCGTGTTTCCTGGAATATTCTGTCTAAAACTGTGTCCAAAGCTTTGCAAAAAGTCATGACAACTGCTGGACAGAAAGTACTCATTattagtttaaaaaagaaaagttgactATGAGGTCAAGCGCCATCATCAGTGTTTTATTAATatgtttgctttaaaaataaagGTCTTAGCTTTTAATAGAATAACAAAGTGGGGCCTTCAGCAACAAGGATGTGGCCAGACAATTACATAGAAACATGGAGCTACTGTCTGAGGTTAAAGTCTGGGGTCAATCTTACTATGGAGGCAAAGCACAGAGACGTCGTTGGGTGCTAAATCCTTGctcaaaagcattttaaaaaacatagATCATCTCCATCTTTATTGGTCAACGAGCAGGGCCAACGGCTTCTGTCAAGGCTTGCAGTGCCTTGCTCACAGGCACCTTGACCAAGTCATGATACCTGACTGACTAGACTGAAGCAGGACACACTGAGTTTTTCGCAGAGAGACACCATGATCATCCAAACTTCCTGAACTTGAAGCAAATGGAACCCTTTTTGGGTCAGTGTTTATTAAACagtgtgaaatattaaaaaaaaactctaagACCTGAATCCTGGATGGAAGTTGAGGTTTCCACTCCAGTTAGGTCAAAGAGCTAACTCTGATTCTGAAGAATTAAGTATGCATGTGATGAGTGTCGGAACCTGGATCCAGCGTGCATGTGCCTGCCACATCATAtgaccccaccccaccccccggggtgtgtgtgtgtgtcacatggtcGACTCTACCACAGGGTCAGCTGATCAAAGCGGCGATCCAAAGAGAGGATTCTTTGGTGCAGCGTAACACACCACTGAAAACAGCACTGAGTTAACACAACATGCCCTAAACCTGTGTGCTACACTCACAGGCACAGAGCGAGAGAGACGCAGAAAGTGCCTGGGGTCCGTGTGATTCTTGAGAGTCAGTCAGAGAGAAAGGGATTAAATTAGGTTAATGCCGCTCAGAGACGCTGTGGAGTGGAGTGGCTCCAGCCCTGATTCTGCTTCGCCACTGTCACCGTGTGCGCGCCTCTATTCAAAGAGCCGGCTGCAGTGAGCGCTAACCTTCGCCCTCTGTCCTCAGATTTGCTCCTTGGTGGTGTTCGCCTCCATCGTGAACGAGGGGTACGTCAACCTGGGCAGCGAGCGGCTCCACTGTGTCTTCAACAAGAATGCAGACGCGTGTAACTACGGTGTGTTCGTGGGCCTGGTGGGCCTCCTGGCtgcttccttcttcttcctgcttGACTACAAGTTCTCCTCCATCAGCTCTGTGAAGGACAGGAAGAAGGCCATCATGCTAGAGATCGGCTTTTCAGGTGAGAAGAAGAGACACTTGAAAGGCTGTGGTTCATAATAGAATGAAAACAACTGGTCCACACTACAGTTTGTGATCTTTTAACCATCAGGTGATACGTCTCTATGCTCATATGCATATTTGTTCAACAGCTAACTTGATCCTCAATGTTTCTGCTTCCACCCCACAATCCGATTTTGAATCTGAAATAAACCACAAAAACTGAACAGTATGTGGTTTATCTTGACTTCTTGAATGCTAAGAATGAATCCTGCATCTCCCTTTTGATCCAATAAGCCTATAGCCACAACAATCTCCTTCCTGTACAAGGATACCTCTCACTCTCGCTAAGTTGCCTGTTGTCTTGTGTGTAAGTGTAGTTTAATCCTGCAGGGAAATTGTTTGCAAATTGCCATCATTGGTCAAAACTCagtgtaaaagaaagaaaacattttgtttttgttgtgttcggttatggagagaaggatgctcctgaaactaaggagcatcctggaagACATcaccaccccctccatcagctcctggtccaatgcAGAAGCACACGggccaacagactgagactacccatctcaaagactgagcgccacctttcttcctgtggcgataaaaatgtacaattcatccctgaaaaattTACCTCGAAGGATTCTGcgttttcttgcacattgtttataagcacttttgtatagctttttgcactttataatattatttctttttaattttatagTTATGTGTTGTGTActgagcatgttacgaacagaatttccctcgGGATTCacaaagttttctgattctgaacttcTGAACCTGTGTTTCCCACTTGCAGGATTCTGGGCTTTTCTCTACTTTGTTAGTTTCTGCTTTTTGGCCAATCAATGGTCTCGGACCAAACCGGATGACCTGCCTCTCAACCAGGGGGCGGACGCTGCTCGGGCTGCGATcgccttctccttcttctccatcaTCGCCTGGGTGAGAAACCTCATCACACCTTCACGTCCTCCTCATTTCCATCTCCACCATTCCACTGTCCTCATCTTTGCTCCTCCGCTGATGCCccagtcctcctcttcctcactgacacccgctctgctccctccaggcCGGCTTGACGGTGCGTGCGGTGCAGAAGTATCTCCTGGGCACAGACATGAGCCTGTTCACGACAGAACACATGGATGGAGGCGCGCCCACTCAACCCTACCCCTCTAACTCGCCCGGTGGAACCACCACGGAGCCCTCAGAGACCTACCAAAACCCACCGTTCACTGAAAACAACGCAGCCCCCACGTACCAGGTCCCCATCTACTAGATCTCAGAGGGTAGTCACACGTGCAGTCGCTCCGGTGTTGATCCGAGTTTCGCTTGTTTGAAAAAATCCGGTCTGGGGCTTCTTTAGTTTCCTCTTCTTGTTGACTTTTCTTGTTACAACATTCCGAGTTTCTCTTTTCTCCTGTGCTTGAAAGAAAAGACCGAACgaaaggaaacaaaaagagGAATGGCAGAAGTCAGGTCCAACTCGTAGTATTACTTCCTAAATATGGTGCCGCAGCGATCACACTTGGGGAGCATCCTTTCAAGtcattcagcagcagcttcccttTCATGCCAAACTGGGACAGGGAATGTTCTTTTTGTGTCACTGCTGCACCGCTTCTCTGGCGCGGcaaacagatgatgatgatgtgtaaACTGCATGTTTCCAAACTTAGAGATCAACTAAGTGCCATACTGTACTGTGTGTCTCACCGGTGACTTACTTCAGTAGATTTCCACATGCTGTACAAAAATGACAATGTTTTGTGACCAAGTGCAATATCACACATTATTACGTCGGTATGTACTGTACTCTCCGTATAGTAGACATGTAACTGTTGACGCTGTCTCACGTAGCACTCCAGGTCAGGTGACATGAGACTCTGAAGTTCATTCTGGGAAATATAATGTGAGCTTTTTGGCCTGGCATCAAAGATTTGGCTCGTCCATACTGGCTTCACCTAGTGCCCAGTGATCTTCTCTCAACCACTGGCCTCTCACACCTCACCATCTCCTGGCCAGTTGTTTGAGCCCCCAGTCTTCTTGCACCCAAGTTAGTATGATGCTACTCTCCAGTCAAACCCTTCAGGCGCTGACATGTCCATAAGCAGTGATTGTGTCACCATCTCACCAGGTTTggcatcccacttctgacaccatttgtacCAACTGCCCTCCTGTCAAGGTTACTTGAGACAGCGTCCGGTTTGGAGTGTATAAAGGGCGAGTCGTGTGCGTCAGGGTGATTTTGAATCTCTTTGTTTACGTTCTAGAAGCTGCCAAACTGCCCTGTGTTCTTATTCTGTTCCTCTTATTGCCACATGTAGTTGTTGTTATGGTCATGACAGCAACtacagaggtgtgtgtgcatgtgtgtgtggttgtctgACAAGGGGGTAGGGAGGGGGGGGTGAAGACTCAGGCAAAAAGAAAAGATTTTTCAGGATCAATGGCTGTGAGGGTGAATTGATCCTGTCGGGGAAGGTGCAGGGTTAAGGCCGTTGCCATGGTGAGATGAATCAGGGTGATGAGGGTCACTGAGGGCCCTGATGTAGATAGTAACCGTGACAACCATGTTGGTGTGTAGCCGTGTCTCTCTGTCGTCGTACACTTGCCATCAGTGAATCAGTATCTTGTGTGAGAACGAGTGTGTGAAATGAGTGTAGTTGTAGTTGGTGCATAAAGGTTATTTTCTTGAACATGCGTTGGTCAGAGTTCTAGGGTAGAGATGGAACCACCGGTCTttcatttctccaaaaaatatCTATGTCATCATTGTAAAGATATCTAAGAGTTTCTTTCTGTGTGTGAAGAACAGAGCCAAATACTAACTTCCTGTAGTGGACTGACCCTGCGATGCAGGGAGGCAAGAACGTGCATGAACTTGTTGTATATAACTGCTGAATCCTGCGTCATCTTTGCGTTGACTCCATGCGTTGCAGAGTGAGATTCACCAGCCGTCAATGACtgaactgctgctgctcactgtgaGTGACCTTCAGAGCAGCAGAGTGGTTTCTCACCTTAATCATCTTAGCATCCCAAACACATACTTTGCCCCACTTTTCCCCCAGTTAATTCACAAAATTACTACTGTTATGATGCAATAGCTGGTTAATAAAATGAGAAACCATTTGACATCGTCACTCCAGCATGTCTCAGGTCTGCCCCAAGGCAAGTTCTTTGTTGGGTCACGACCCAAAGCTTATGATAGTAGATCAGTAAAACTCCAAGACAAAAATCTGCCCAATTTATTCACAAGTGGAATCATAGTTTAAACTTTAATTCAACCTTTATCGAAGAAATTGAGCCTTAATAAAGCATGAATTCCATATGACTCTTAGAAAACTAGCTTATTCGTGACATCATTGGCAGAAGTGCACCGCTTACATTGAGAAGCTAGAACTTATTTGAATGCATGATCTAATGTAGGAAGCCATTAACTAGTGACTTTTAGACAAGTCAGAAGCCCCAAGAGTTTTGCCAGATAAGACCACTCATTTCTTCATGTCTGGCTCATGTTCATTGCTGTGCTACTGGTTGTGAAATGGAGTCAGTGGTGTGGTGGGTCCCGTTCTTCTGATATTAAAGTGATGAGAATGCTCTCTTTGTTGGAACGAGCGCACTGTTTTGTTTGGCGAAAACAATAAAAGGTGGTGTGTTGTGACACTGGTGTGCATGGATGTTTCCATCGTCTCCCCCATACTGGTGAAACAAGCAGCGTTTCGAGTCCTCATCATCAGTTCCCTTCTTTTGGAAGTGTTCATTACCTCTTCAGTGTAAAATGGTGTACAGAGATGTGTGTCACTGTCTATAATCTGAATGTCTCTGGACTGCAGTCTGACTgtcacttcaataaaaaaaaaaaaataataataataatcaaaatgaGTTGAAGACCtttccttcatcacatccaGACGCAGTTCTGACAAGCTTTATTGGGGACAGACTGAAAACAGAGAAAGCTGCTGTGTGATGTACAAGTCATTCAGGTCCACAAGTAattaaaagaaaagcagaaccGGCTGGGCCACTGAAAGGTCCAGTGACAGCATGAAGGTCACCAGTCGAGCCTGGTCTGAAGCAAGGTGCAATTTAGAGATGCGGGGAGGTTTCCCTCGACGGGCAGAAATATTCAGTCTGTTCAAGAATCTGTGAGTCACTTACATTCAATCTTTCAGACCAAGTTTGCGTTTGGGTTTCGATGCTGCAAAGTACAACTGAACTCTACAAGCAAAACTCTTCAAATGTTTAACCTCAATACAGCGTTGCAACCCAAAAATTAACATTCTGAAATCTGTGTGACAAATGAGACAGAAAGTCCTCCTCCGCAAAATAAGTCAAGTATGGAATCTCATTTCTCATTCAGCAAATAAACTCTAACAGGAAATCGATTTTAAATCACAGATTCTGAAACTATTTGTAATTTCGACAGAGAATTGACACGGTCTCTCAAACAGAAAATTGTGGACCTAGTCAGGTGAGATCACACAGCGTTTCTGTTCACTCGTCAGACCACAGCCGCgagaaagaaacacaacaaaaaaaaaccttaaataAATATGGAGGTGTGTAGCCCAGATTATAATCTCGGATTAATGACGCAGACTCTACTGGTTCAATTATAAAAGAAAGGTTGTTTAAAACAGTTGACTAAATCAAATCAGCATGTTTTTGATCAAAGCAGCAGCAAACTCTTCAAGTAAAGCCCTGGAGAAACACATCTTCAACAGTTGTGATTGGACCGTCCTCTGGCTCAGTGGTCAAATTCAGGCGCTGCTGAGCCTGTTCTGGTTCTGCATCTTTTCCTGCCTCTCTTGACCGATGAACGGATACTCACCCCTCGGGTCCAGTCATCAGGCGGCTAGCTAATAATCCGGCTGATGGACTGCAAGGAAGGGAAGTCGTCATTGTCCCGCATGTGCAGGGTCTTGTGGGAGTTGAAGTCTTTGAGGGCGAGCACCTGTCTGCAGACCTGACACACCTGACAGTCCAGCTCAGCGGCAGCGCTGCCCCCAGAGGCAGGCGTCTGCCATACgttcttcttgttcttgttcctcttcccccctCCGGTGCCCAACTGTTTCTCCAGAGCCCGGCAGTCTCCGTGGGCCGACAGCAGCTCCTGCTGCTTGCTCGTGTCCGGCAGCAAGACCAACAGTTCGTTGAAGATGCGGTTAAAGTCGTCGCCAAGCAGGTCCTTACAGCAGCGGTGATACTGCACAGCAGTGATGACACCCTAGTAGACCGAGGGCAGACGTGAGCTCATACAAGGCTTCAGTTGGATTTGTTGCAAGTAGCTCAATCAGATCAAAGAGGGGAATCGCATGTAGCTAGTTATCTTGATGATGAGACACAAAGCAGCACGCAGCCACACTGTCACGTCCAGTTTCcagatttaaaaatacatgttaaGGCACATGATGCCACTTGGTGTGGCAACAATGGCACCTTCGACAGCATTTATAAAGACTTCAACTTTTAACCCAAGAGAATGTTTCATCACTGCAGTTGCGTTTGGACTCGACAACAGAAAAAGAGCACATTCCTGCGAGAACTTCATTGAGTGCACGAAGGGTACCTGTCTGAACTGTGCAGAGAAGTTCTTGAACTGATTGAACTTGGACTCGTCGTTGTTCAAGTACTTCCTGATGGACCGGATCAGCTCCAGGTTTCTCTGGTGGAAGTCATCCGGCACTAGGTAACCGCTGGCTGACTCCTTCTGAGGGCTGTGGGCCAACAGTAAGACCATTACTCCACAAATTCACAACTTGATCAGTACACATTGAGGAGCATGGAGCATACGGGTGGACAGCTGAGGGAGCCTGGTCAGACACGTTGCTGTTGAGGGGGATCCCTGTGAAGCCTGGCGGAGGCTTAGCTGCTGGAGTGGAGAGGCCGGGTGGAGGCAGAGGCAGGGAGGGAGCTGGAGACGAACCTTTGAGTGGGAAGGATGACTTGAAGCCTGCAGGATGAAAGGAACAGAACCAAATATAATAGGAAGGATGGCAAAGTAGCATGCTGCTACACGTTTGGCCTGGGTCTGGCAGAACAGGtatggaggcagcagcagatgtTAAGGTGCTAGATTAAACCATATGTGGATCTAGACAAATATCAAGACACACACCTGGTGGTGGTTTCTTAGTCATGAGAGCTGGAAACTCTTCCTCTGGTTCAGGAGGCGGGTCTGGGGTCGGATGGGCTGGAAGTGGCTCTTTACTTTTGGGTTGTGAAGTCTCCATGACGCCGTTAGCCAATCCACCAGTCAGAGAAGCCGGCGCAACTCCATTagatttgtttcttgttttctgaGGAACGTTTTCTTTCTGAGCTACAGTTTCAACAGAGGCCAAATGCGCTGCTGAGGACGATCCTGTCTGCGAGGAAGGCACCGCAGATGAACCTGCAGCactcttctgctgcttcttcttcttgctggtCTTGGAGGTAGAAACATCTGAGGTCGGGTTCTGGCATGGTGGGATTGGTGCATTGGTGGTTTTGGACTTGCTGTTGGCTGATTTCActgtgaggagagaggagatgTCCAACATGGTGGGCACGGAGCGAAACTCCTGCTGCGTCATTCCTTCCCCGTCTTCATCTGAAGAGGGGGAGGACCTTGTTGACGGAGGCTTGGTGCTCTCCCcaaccttcttcttcctccgtgaggatgaggatgctgATGAAGGAAGAGGACAGGGCCCAGAGGTGGTGGAAGGCGGAGGGGGTTTGGTGGAGGGAGCAGGCTGAGCTGTGGGCTTGGCCGGAGCAGCATGACTGGCCCAAGCAGAGTTTGTGCCCGCTGTGCTTTTCTGGGGGCGAATTTTAGACACCAGTGCTGGGAAGTCTTCGTCCTGGAATGAGGAAGACTTCTTGGTCTGGCCAGAGTAGGCTGGAGTCATGGGAGTGGAGACGTTGACCGCCAACAGACTCGGGAAGTCATCTTCCTTCAGAGCTCTGGGGGCTGgtgccacagtgggaggagctggagcaacGCTGGAGCAATGCACAACAGACTCTTCAGTTAAGATAATTGTGATGACAGTGTATACGGCAAGAAGACAATCACTGAAGACAAGTCTTTACCCGAGTGCAGCAATGGCACCTCCTAAAGCTGGGAAatcatcttctccatctcctggatttttacttttcatggtcttcactgaaaaaaaaagttgtgttaTGGAACCACCATTTAAAACCGACAACTCTGTTTACTTGGCAAACATGGGTCACCTGGTGGTTTGATGGGCCCCATGTTGTTTTTGGGTTCCACTTCGGTTCTCTCAGATCTCTCCTCTTTGGTGTGTTTTGGAACAACTCTCTCCTGCACGGCTGCCCTCTCCTCTTGTCTTCGTGTTGCCATGGACGCCCTCATCGCAGCTGCCAGCTCCCTGTCTTCTTCATCCCTGCGCAGAACAATCACAGCAGTACTTTAGAATGTGGGCAATGCTTCATAAGAAACTGAAGAAGGGCTGGTTATGAGTTTATCAAAATTCCCCTCTTAAAAAGTAAGTCACGCTGAACTCATCACTGAATTAAATCCTGCTCACCTGGAGTACCTCCAGCTCCTTTGTCCCCCCTGTGGTCTTCCTCTACCTCCACGATTGTGACGCATATCATCGTAATCCTCTCCTGAAGACACCGAACATCAGCAATCCACCCAATACACATGGCAGCTTGAAGTTATATTAAGTTATATTCACTTTTCAAGCAATTTGAAAGTGCCGTCAAAACCACAAGTGGACAATGTCAGAGTCTGGTATCAATGCACAAAGTTATTCTCCAACTTCCTCACTTGCATGATTGGCGCTTTGCCAGGGAATTCAGAGAGAGTTTcttattaaacacaaaaaaaataatacttgaAAGATGGTTAAATAAACTTGAAAGATGGTTAAATAAACTTTAGAGATAGATTtttgtagttggacatcaacaggttaaaataaaagacaaacttAAAATTCAAGGATTTTTTGAACACCctcaaataaaactgaaatggaaAACAGCCAAGTGAAGAAtcgacatttattgaattggtgatGCTAGTCTTTAATCAAAAACATGTATAAAACGTATTATAGACTATTTATGCTATGttaaattttcaattcagtGCATCCCTACCGTAAACACCACTGCTCCCCCACCACTATTTGCAGTTTTTCCTCCACAGGTTCTACCACGTCTCCTGATATTTCTCTGTTTTTTCAAATTCCCAATAAGCTGGGCAGTTTTCAAACTCTATTTACAACGACACAAGCCCATAAATGTTCAGATTGAAGTCGCAGGTGTCGGTCATCTGCTTGAGCATAGTAATAACTACAGCAGGCAGATTAGCATGTTTAAATGACGTGACGTTGCTTGTCGCTATTTTACAGTAAAAGAGTCAATATCTTCACCAACCTTCATTCCGCCTCTGTTGTCTGGGTGCAAAGGTGAACTCTAGGTCAATGTGCCGATTTTGTCGGGCCTCCGCTCTGTTCTTGCTGTGAGCTGCAGCCTTGTGGGCCTTGTAGTCAATCTCAGTCCGGAATGCGTGTGTGAACTGTTCAGTGGCGCAACGACCCTCCTCACACAGATAGTGACTTTCTCTGAAGTGTTCGCTCAAGTACCGATAATCACTGTC
The genomic region above belongs to Synchiropus splendidus isolate RoL2022-P1 chromosome 19, RoL_Sspl_1.0, whole genome shotgun sequence and contains:
- the znf598 gene encoding E3 ubiquitin-protein ligase ZNF598 isoform X1; its protein translation is MDSATTEKNCVLCCQDVDIFAFGKCDHPVCYRCSTKMRVLCEQKYCAVCREELDKVVFLRSPAAFASLPHQRFPCEKKHDIYFGDEKIYAQFRHLLLPQCPLCSDTKIFSKFEELEQHMRKQHEVFCCKLCLKHLKIFSHERKWYNRKELARHRAHGDPDDTSHRGHPLCKFCDDRYLDNDELLKHLRRDHYFCHFCDADGSQEYYSDYRYLSEHFRESHYLCEEGRCATEQFTHAFRTEIDYKAHKAAAHSKNRAEARQNRHIDLEFTFAPRQQRRNEGEDYDDMRHNRGGRGRPQGGQRSWRYSRDEEDRELAAAMRASMATRRQEERAAVQERVVPKHTKEERSERTEVEPKNNMGPIKPPVKTMKSKNPGDGEDDFPALGGAIAALGVAPAPPTVAPAPRALKEDDFPSLLAVNVSTPMTPAYSGQTKKSSSFQDEDFPALVSKIRPQKSTAGTNSAWASHAAPAKPTAQPAPSTKPPPPSTTSGPCPLPSSASSSSRRKKKVGESTKPPSTRSSPSSDEDGEGMTQQEFRSVPTMLDISSLLTVKSANSKSKTTNAPIPPCQNPTSDVSTSKTSKKKKQQKSAAGSSAVPSSQTGSSSAAHLASVETVAQKENVPQKTRNKSNGVAPASLTGGLANGVMETSQPKSKEPLPAHPTPDPPPEPEEEFPALMTKKPPPGFKSSFPLKGSSPAPSLPLPPPGLSTPAAKPPPGFTGIPLNSNVSDQAPSAVHPPQKESASGYLVPDDFHQRNLELIRSIRKYLNNDESKFNQFKNFSAQFRQGVITAVQYHRCCKDLLGDDFNRIFNELLVLLPDTSKQQELLSAHGDCRALEKQLGTGGGKRNKNKKNVWQTPASGGSAAAELDCQVCQVCRQVLALKDFNSHKTLHMRDNDDFPSLQSISRIIS
- the syngr3a gene encoding synaptogyrin-3a, which codes for MDGGVGSFGAGRTGSTVDPITFAKQPQTILRVLCWICSLVVFASIVNEGYVNLGSERLHCVFNKNADACNYGVFVGLVGLLAASFFFLLDYKFSSISSVKDRKKAIMLEIGFSGFWAFLYFVSFCFLANQWSRTKPDDLPLNQGADAARAAIAFSFFSIIAWAGLTVRAVQKYLLGTDMSLFTTEHMDGGAPTQPYPSNSPGGTTTEPSETYQNPPFTENNAAPTYQVPIY
- the znf598 gene encoding E3 ubiquitin-protein ligase ZNF598 isoform X2, translating into MTKVVFLRSPAAFASLPHQRFPCEKKHDIYFGDEKIYAQFRHLLLPQCPLCSDTKIFSKFEELEQHMRKQHEVFCCKLCLKHLKIFSHERKWYNRKELARHRAHGDPDDTSHRGHPLCKFCDDRYLDNDELLKHLRRDHYFCHFCDADGSQEYYSDYRYLSEHFRESHYLCEEGRCATEQFTHAFRTEIDYKAHKAAAHSKNRAEARQNRHIDLEFTFAPRQQRRNEGEDYDDMRHNRGGRGRPQGGQRSWRYSRDEEDRELAAAMRASMATRRQEERAAVQERVVPKHTKEERSERTEVEPKNNMGPIKPPVKTMKSKNPGDGEDDFPALGGAIAALGVAPAPPTVAPAPRALKEDDFPSLLAVNVSTPMTPAYSGQTKKSSSFQDEDFPALVSKIRPQKSTAGTNSAWASHAAPAKPTAQPAPSTKPPPPSTTSGPCPLPSSASSSSRRKKKVGESTKPPSTRSSPSSDEDGEGMTQQEFRSVPTMLDISSLLTVKSANSKSKTTNAPIPPCQNPTSDVSTSKTSKKKKQQKSAAGSSAVPSSQTGSSSAAHLASVETVAQKENVPQKTRNKSNGVAPASLTGGLANGVMETSQPKSKEPLPAHPTPDPPPEPEEEFPALMTKKPPPGFKSSFPLKGSSPAPSLPLPPPGLSTPAAKPPPGFTGIPLNSNVSDQAPSAVHPPQKESASGYLVPDDFHQRNLELIRSIRKYLNNDESKFNQFKNFSAQFRQGVITAVQYHRCCKDLLGDDFNRIFNELLVLLPDTSKQQELLSAHGDCRALEKQLGTGGGKRNKNKKNVWQTPASGGSAAAELDCQVCQVCRQVLALKDFNSHKTLHMRDNDDFPSLQSISRIIS